The Malus domestica chromosome 06, GDT2T_hap1 genome has a segment encoding these proteins:
- the LOC103436810 gene encoding agamous-like MADS-box protein AGL80 yields MSRKKVKLAYIQNDTTRKLTFKKRKKGFMKKMSEITALCDVEACAVVYGQNDTQPEVWPSPSGVQGTYAKFRAMPSMEQTKNQLNMVTFLRQRIEKAKEQLRKQKKENREKEMSILMNQCLTGRSLQDLNMGDLKDLGWVVDHKVEEINKKVKKVNDELARNGSS; encoded by the coding sequence ATGTCTCGAAAGAAGGTGAAGCTTGCCTACATCCAAAACGACACGACTCGAAAACTAACattcaaaaaaagaaagaagggttTCATGAAGAAGATGAGTGAAATCACTGCCCTTTGTGATGTTGAGGCATGTGCTGTTGTTTACGGACAGAACGATACTCAGCCCGAGGTTTGGCCATCCCCTTCGGGAGTACAAGGCACTTACGCGAAGTTCAGGGCCATGCCGTCAATGGAGCAGACCAAAAATCAACTGAACATGGTGACTTTTCTGAGGCAGCGGATCGAGAAGGCAAAGGAACAGCTGAGGAAACAGAAGAAGGAGAACCGGGAGAAAGAAATGTCAATCCTGATGAACCAGTGTCTGACTGGGAGGTCCCTTCAAGATCTGAACATGGGGGATCTGAAAGACCTAGGGTGGGTGGTTGACCACAAAGTGGAAGAGATCAATAAAAAGGTGAAGAAAGTGAATGACGAGCTGGCTAGGAACGGGAGCAGTTAA